A single genomic interval of Spinacia oleracea cultivar Varoflay chromosome 6, BTI_SOV_V1, whole genome shotgun sequence harbors:
- the LOC130463425 gene encoding uncharacterized protein, which yields MERLNEALTLILCGRLRQQLIVDAFTCLQEVRLDYIRLNQKTIRKEVLCGLTDAVSRGDTTPASIGRRVVLPSSFTGGPRYMVQNYQDAMAICRWAGPPDLFITFTCNPKWPEITEFLANIPGQRPEDRPDVVVRVFKIKLDELICDLTTKEHFGRTIADDKPLTPEDIDRILCAELPDTEVDLIGYEIIVQSMMHGPCGSMNERSPCMEDGKCSKHYPRSFQETKTVNDEGYALYRRRNNGHTTTKNGQVLDNRFVIPYNIDLVVKFQAHINVERCNKDRSLKYLFKYMNKGPDMALARIEQAREGNNGNEAQNNQEQVIGEIQNHLKCRYVSAFEACWRIFSFSIQYKNPPVQRLTFHLEGHQEVIFEDHEHLDDVLERVGAKKTTLTEWMTANRMYPEARELTYADFPTQWVWLSDEKRWKPRENGNNIGRIYFAHPASGEKYYLRLLLNIVKGATCFADIRTVNGIIHPTYKEACHALGLLDGDHEWHEGLVEAATWSTGPQM from the exons ATGGAAAGATTAAATGAGGCCCTCACTTTGATTCTTTGTGGTCGGTTACGCCAACAATTGATTGTTGACGCGTTCACGTGTTTGCAGGAAGTAAGGCTCGATTATATCCGTCTTAACCAAAAGACAATCAGAAAAGAAGTGTTGTGTGGGTTGACAGACGCTGTTTCACGAGGTGATACAACACCAGCTTCAATAGGACGACGAGTCGTCTTACCCTCCTCATTCACCGGTGGACCTAGATACATGGTGCAGAATTACCAAGACGCGATGGCCATTTGTCGATGGGCAGGACCACCTGATCTGTTCATAACATTCACATGTAACCCAAAGTGGCCTGAAATTACAGAATTCTTAGCAAACATACCTGGACAACGACCCGAAGACAGGCCAGATGTCGTGGTCCGCGTCTTCAAAATCAAGCTTGATGAGTTGATATGTGATCTAACaacaaaagaacattttggGAGAACAATAGCAG ATGACAAGCCACTAACTCCAGAAGACATAGACAGAATCCTTTGTGCAGAGTTACCAGACACAGAGGTAGACTTAATTGGATATGAAATAATAgtccaatcaatgatgcatggGCCTTGTGGGTCAATGAACGAACGCTCACCCTGCATGGAAGATGGAAAGTGCTCAAAACACTACCCAAGAAGTTTCCAGGAAACAAAAACTGTGAATGATGAGGGGTATGCACTGTATAGAAGACGTAATAATGGGCATACAACAACAAAGAATGGTCAAGTTCTGGATAACAGGTTTGTAATCCCATACAATATTGATCTGGTGGTGAAATTTCAGGCCCACATAAATGTGGAAAGGTGCAACAAAGATAGGTCACTGAAATACTTATTCAAGTATATGAACAAAGGCCCTGACATGGCACTTGCAAGAATTGAACAGgctcgggaaggaaataatgGCAACGAAGCACAAAACAACCAGGAGCAAGTTATAGGTGAGATTCAAAATCATCTAAAATGTAGATATGTGTCAGCCTTTGAAGCGTGTTGGAGAATTTTCTCATTCAGCATCCAATACAAAAACCCCCCTGTACAAAGGCTAACGTTTCATTTGGAGGGTCATCAAGAAGTCAtttttgaagaccatgagcactTGGACGATGTCCTGGAAAGAGTTGGGGCAAAGAAAACAACATTGACAGAGTGGATGACGGCTAACAGGATGTATCCAGAAGCTCGCGAACTCACATATGCAGACTTCCCAACACAATGGGTATGGTTAAGCGACGAGAAAAGATGGAAGCCTAGAGAAAACGGGAACAACATTGGAAGGATATACTTTGCACACCCTGCCTCCGGGGAGAAGTACTACTTAAGATTGCTTCTGAATATTGTCAAAGGTGCCACATGCTTCGCAGACATCCGAACAGTAAATGGAATCATACATCCTACATACAAGGAAGCATGTCATGCCCTTGGACTTCTTGATGGGGACCATGAATGGCACGAGGGTTTAGTTGAAGCAGCCACATGGTCTACCGGGCCACAGATGTAA